From a single Lactococcus carnosus genomic region:
- a CDS encoding L-ribulose-5-phosphate 3-epimerase codes for MLGLYEKALPKDISWYERLRLAKSLGFAFVELSIDETDERLARLDWTKAQRKEIRDASFTLDMPILSMCLSAHRRYPLGSTDPSKQAHGLDIMQKAVDLAVDLGIRSIQLAGYDVYYEAKSIGTRHNFIKNLKKCVAIAANKSVVLSIEIMDDPFMNSISKFYDIKSQIPSPYLQVYPDLGNLSAWPENQVGHELEKGIGAISQIHLKDTLAVTDQFSGQFKNVAFGAGCVDFIGCLKTLKRLNYSGSFVMEMWSETSEQPLIEIEKAKAVVLPLLKEAGYA; via the coding sequence ATGTTAGGACTTTATGAAAAGGCATTACCCAAAGACATCTCTTGGTATGAGCGACTTCGCTTGGCTAAAAGCTTAGGCTTTGCCTTTGTAGAATTATCCATCGATGAGACAGATGAACGACTTGCTAGATTAGACTGGACAAAAGCCCAAAGAAAAGAGATACGTGATGCCAGCTTTACCTTAGACATGCCCATACTATCGATGTGCTTATCTGCACATCGCAGGTATCCTCTGGGCTCAACTGACCCGAGTAAGCAAGCGCATGGCCTTGACATCATGCAGAAAGCAGTTGATTTGGCAGTAGATTTAGGGATAAGGTCAATCCAACTTGCTGGCTATGATGTGTATTATGAAGCCAAATCAATCGGCACACGACATAACTTTATCAAAAATCTAAAAAAATGTGTGGCAATTGCTGCCAACAAATCAGTTGTGCTGTCGATCGAAATCATGGATGACCCCTTCATGAATTCTATCTCTAAATTCTATGATATTAAGTCACAAATCCCATCCCCTTATTTGCAGGTCTATCCAGATTTGGGTAATCTATCTGCATGGCCTGAAAATCAAGTCGGCCATGAACTAGAAAAAGGGATTGGAGCCATCAGCCAAATTCATCTCAAAGACACACTTGCAGTCACCGATCAGTTTTCGGGTCAGTTTAAAAATGTTGCCTTTGGCGCAGGCTGTGTTGATTTCATTGGCTGTTTAAAGACATTAAAACGCTTGAACTACTCAGGCTCATTTGTCATGGAAATGTGGAGTGAGACGAGCGAGCAGCCGCTAATTGAAATCGAAAAAGCAAAGGCTGTTGTGCTACCACTTTTAAAGGAGGCAGGGTATGCTTAA
- a CDS encoding glycoside hydrolase family 2 TIM barrel-domain containing protein, producing MKNKGLTADLTWLSDQEIYQVNRIAAHSDHTYYEADEDTASDAMKLTQSLNGTWQFHYAENVALRPVGFETITYDTSGFDHIKVPGHIQLQGDGKFGHPHYVNTMYPWDGAEALRPPHISTHYNPVGSYVKTFEVGKELANKPTFISFQGVETAFYVWLNGQFIGYAEDSFTPSEFELTDYLQAGENKLAVQVFRFSSASYLEDQDFWRFSGIFREVYLYAKPASHVRDLFVKTDLTSDFKSAVLTVDLDLEGDYDTQVTLRLTRAGETIAQTDPQAADAKLSLSLSVADVALWSAEVPNLYTLFVAISKAGRLVETAKTQVGFRKFELKNKLMTLNGKRLVFKGINRHEFSARTGRAITEADMLWDIRFLKQHNLNAVRTSHYPNQSLWYKLCDRYGIYLIDEANLESHGSWQKMGACEPSWNVPGNDKTWAGAVMDRAESMLARDKNHPAILIWSCGNESYAGQVIQDMSDYFRREDPSRLVHYEGVFWNRDYDATSDMESRMYAKAAEIETYLANDPEKPYISCEYMHAMGNSLGGMRKYTDLADAYPMYQGGFIWDYGDQALYRRLPNGKEVLSYGGDFNDRVTDYNFSGNGIVFADRTISPKAQEVKYLYQNISMTIQGTSLHIKNDHLFVSTSDFACDMTLLKDGHIWRKQNLSVAVAPGDSQTITLDYGDLSDVREEVVVLISFSLKAATIWAEAGHEVAFAQAVIKEKIMPSLLPPTSMTVVYGDVNIGVHGSDFSVIFSKLSGGIVSLKYGGKELITTPPKPYYWRATTDNDRGNGHERRNAAWFAATLGQEAVASFGELEVASDIIETPAGYQFSYAYHLAIIETTTEVTYTIKADGAILVDVHYHGKAGLPELPVLGLNFKLLSEFDQVAYYGKGEAENYIDRSDGAKLGIYETTVEANTTPYLVPQECGNHMATRWVTVANQQGQGLKFSYTGQAFEHAVLPASPFEFENAQHQFELPPFNYTHVNIIGQQMGVGGDDSWGSPVLADYTIDSAKDLIYQFLISPL from the coding sequence ATGAAAAATAAAGGACTTACAGCTGATTTAACGTGGCTGAGTGACCAGGAAATATATCAAGTGAATCGCATAGCCGCGCATTCTGATCACACATATTATGAAGCAGATGAGGATACAGCTAGTGATGCCATGAAGTTGACTCAGTCTCTGAATGGCACTTGGCAATTTCATTATGCAGAAAATGTTGCCTTAAGACCTGTAGGATTTGAAACTATCACCTACGATACATCTGGATTTGATCATATTAAGGTGCCTGGTCATATTCAGCTGCAAGGCGATGGTAAATTTGGTCATCCCCATTATGTCAATACCATGTATCCCTGGGATGGCGCCGAAGCGCTCAGACCCCCTCATATTTCAACCCACTATAATCCAGTTGGGAGTTATGTCAAGACCTTTGAGGTGGGCAAAGAGTTGGCTAACAAGCCAACATTCATTTCCTTTCAAGGTGTTGAGACCGCTTTTTATGTTTGGCTAAACGGTCAATTTATTGGCTATGCAGAAGACTCTTTTACACCCAGTGAATTTGAGCTAACAGATTATTTGCAGGCTGGTGAGAATAAATTAGCTGTACAAGTCTTTCGCTTCTCTTCGGCTAGTTATCTAGAGGATCAGGATTTTTGGCGCTTTTCTGGTATTTTTCGAGAGGTCTACCTGTATGCAAAACCAGCTAGCCATGTCCGCGATTTGTTTGTTAAAACTGATTTAACATCGGATTTTAAGTCAGCAGTCCTAACTGTAGACTTGGATTTGGAAGGGGATTATGACACGCAAGTTACTTTGCGCTTAACACGCGCCGGGGAAACCATAGCTCAAACTGACCCACAAGCAGCCGATGCTAAACTTAGCCTATCTTTGTCTGTAGCTGATGTGGCGCTTTGGTCGGCAGAAGTCCCAAATTTATATACCTTATTTGTTGCTATTTCAAAGGCTGGTCGTTTGGTTGAGACAGCAAAAACACAAGTTGGCTTCCGTAAGTTTGAGTTAAAAAATAAGCTGATGACCTTAAATGGCAAGCGGCTTGTTTTTAAAGGCATCAACCGCCATGAGTTTTCGGCTAGAACTGGCCGGGCAATTACCGAAGCAGACATGCTTTGGGATATCAGATTTTTAAAACAACATAATCTAAACGCAGTCAGAACAAGTCATTATCCAAACCAATCACTCTGGTATAAACTTTGTGATAGATACGGTATTTATCTCATAGATGAAGCTAACTTGGAATCTCATGGCTCATGGCAAAAGATGGGGGCATGTGAGCCGTCATGGAACGTGCCGGGTAATGATAAAACATGGGCAGGTGCGGTGATGGACCGGGCGGAGTCGATGCTTGCGCGTGACAAAAATCATCCCGCTATTCTGATTTGGTCATGTGGTAATGAATCTTATGCAGGTCAAGTGATTCAAGACATGAGTGACTATTTTAGACGTGAGGATCCCTCTCGTTTAGTCCATTATGAAGGTGTCTTTTGGAATCGGGATTACGATGCGACGAGTGATATGGAGAGTCGCATGTATGCTAAAGCGGCTGAAATAGAGACCTATTTAGCAAATGATCCAGAAAAACCTTACATTTCCTGTGAGTATATGCACGCCATGGGTAACTCACTTGGTGGTATGCGCAAGTACACTGATCTAGCTGATGCTTATCCCATGTATCAAGGTGGCTTTATCTGGGATTATGGCGATCAAGCCTTGTATCGCAGATTACCAAATGGCAAAGAAGTCTTATCTTATGGTGGCGACTTCAATGACCGTGTGACAGATTATAATTTTTCAGGAAATGGGATCGTATTTGCTGATAGAACCATCTCTCCTAAGGCACAAGAAGTGAAATATCTATACCAAAATATCAGCATGACGATTCAGGGCACGTCGCTACACATCAAAAATGATCATCTGTTTGTGTCCACAAGTGACTTTGCTTGCGACATGACCCTACTAAAAGATGGTCATATCTGGCGGAAACAAAACCTATCAGTAGCGGTTGCACCTGGTGATAGCCAAACCATTACCCTAGACTATGGAGACCTATCAGATGTGAGGGAAGAAGTCGTTGTATTGATTAGTTTCAGCTTGAAAGCAGCAACGATTTGGGCAGAAGCAGGTCATGAAGTTGCCTTTGCTCAAGCAGTAATCAAGGAAAAAATCATGCCTAGCCTACTCCCGCCTACTAGCATGACAGTCGTCTATGGGGATGTTAATATCGGCGTGCATGGTTCCGACTTTAGCGTCATCTTTTCAAAACTATCCGGTGGGATTGTCTCTTTAAAATATGGTGGAAAAGAGTTAATTACCACACCACCAAAACCATATTACTGGCGGGCAACCACAGATAATGATCGCGGGAATGGCCATGAGCGACGAAATGCTGCCTGGTTTGCTGCAACGCTTGGGCAAGAGGCGGTAGCTAGTTTTGGAGAACTCGAAGTAGCCTCGGATATCATCGAAACACCGGCTGGGTATCAGTTTAGCTATGCCTATCATTTAGCGATAATCGAGACGACTACTGAGGTGACTTACACAATCAAAGCAGACGGTGCTATTTTGGTTGATGTGCACTATCATGGTAAGGCTGGTCTACCTGAATTACCGGTCCTAGGCTTAAACTTTAAACTCTTAAGTGAATTTGACCAAGTCGCTTATTATGGGAAGGGTGAAGCTGAAAATTATATTGATCGATCTGATGGTGCCAAACTGGGGATCTATGAGACGACAGTGGAGGCAAACACAACACCTTATTTGGTACCACAAGAATGTGGTAACCATATGGCAACCCGTTGGGTAACGGTTGCCAACCAGCAGGGGCAAGGACTTAAATTCAGTTATACTGGTCAAGCATTTGAGCATGCTGTCTTGCCTGCCTCACCCTTTGAATTCGAAAACGCACAACATCAATTTGAATTACCACCTTTTAACTATACGCATGTCAATATTATCGGGCAACAAATGGGTGTAGGTGGCGATGACTCATGGGGCAGTCCTGTATTAGCAGACTATACCATTGATTCAGCAAAAGACCTCATCTATCAATTTCTTATTTCACCACTCTAA
- a CDS encoding 3-keto-L-gulonate-6-phosphate decarboxylase UlaD produces MTRPNLQVALDHSDLPSAIKAIKTVGDIVDIIEVGTILILQAGDQAVRCIRAMYPDKTIVADTKCADAGGTVAENVQKAGADWTTVICCATIPTMKAAAEKIAAVQVELYGDWTYAQAQLWLAAGIRQVIYHQSRDALLAGETWGEKDLAKIQKLIDMGFQVSVTGGLDVDTLKLFKGMAVYTFITGRGITAAQDPAQAATAFLDEIKAIWEA; encoded by the coding sequence ATGACAAGACCAAATTTACAGGTTGCCTTGGATCATTCAGATCTACCAAGTGCGATCAAGGCGATAAAAACTGTCGGTGATATCGTTGATATTATCGAGGTAGGAACGATTTTAATCCTCCAAGCAGGAGATCAGGCTGTCCGCTGTATTCGTGCCATGTATCCAGACAAGACGATTGTTGCCGATACAAAATGTGCGGATGCAGGTGGTACCGTCGCAGAAAATGTTCAGAAGGCTGGTGCGGATTGGACGACAGTCATTTGCTGCGCAACGATTCCGACCATGAAGGCAGCGGCTGAAAAAATAGCAGCAGTACAAGTGGAGCTATATGGTGACTGGACGTATGCGCAAGCACAACTTTGGTTAGCTGCTGGTATTAGGCAAGTCATTTACCATCAGAGCCGTGATGCCCTTTTAGCAGGGGAGACCTGGGGTGAAAAAGATCTAGCCAAGATTCAAAAGTTAATCGATATGGGCTTTCAGGTCTCAGTAACAGGTGGCTTGGACGTGGATACCTTGAAATTGTTTAAGGGGATGGCTGTCTACACCTTCATAACTGGTAGAGGGATTACCGCAGCACAAGACCCAGCACAGGCAGCAACCGCCTTCCTAGATGAGATAAAAGCGATTTGGGAGGCCTGA
- a CDS encoding PTS ascorbate transporter subunit IIC — MENVFAVIMVVWDFFAKNILTQPAYFIGVIVLIGYILLKKPWYECLAGFLKATVGYFILTVGSGGLVNNFRPILAGLKDRFNLAATVIDPYFGQNAIDAGIMETFGRTFGDVMILLLIAFIANIVLVRFQKYTKMRAVFTTGNVQVQQAATAFWLILFCFPNLGRVEILAVMGLILGLYWAVGSNLTVGYTQELTEGAGFAVAHQQVFGIAIVSAIAEKFKSKKSKKIEDIELPGFLSIFNENMVATAILMLFFFGIIMTVLGKGYFVDHKIILPTQNFFFYIMTTSLQFAVNLAILQLGVRTFVSELTESFTGISNTLLPGAVPGIDVAATFAFGSPNAVTIGFLFGALGQFLMIGLLILVKSPTVIIAGFIPLFFDNAAFAVYANNRGGIKAACILPFLSGIIQVGGSALIATWVGLSKYGGYIGMFDWATVWPGFTVIMKFLGYFGIAVVVLILVVIPQLQYKKDPDGYFLVVEDYDAYAARK, encoded by the coding sequence ATGGAAAATGTATTTGCTGTAATCATGGTCGTATGGGATTTCTTTGCCAAGAATATCCTGACACAACCTGCTTATTTTATCGGTGTGATTGTGCTAATCGGGTATATCTTGTTGAAGAAACCCTGGTATGAGTGTTTAGCTGGTTTTTTGAAAGCAACAGTTGGCTATTTTATCTTAACAGTAGGATCGGGTGGCCTGGTGAATAACTTTCGGCCCATTCTGGCTGGATTAAAAGACCGGTTCAACTTAGCTGCGACAGTAATTGACCCTTATTTTGGACAAAATGCCATCGATGCAGGGATTATGGAAACATTCGGTCGTACATTTGGCGATGTTATGATCTTACTTTTGATCGCGTTTATCGCAAATATTGTGCTAGTGAGATTTCAGAAATATACAAAAATGCGGGCTGTCTTTACAACAGGTAATGTGCAGGTGCAACAAGCAGCGACAGCTTTCTGGCTAATTTTATTTTGCTTCCCCAACTTGGGACGCGTTGAAATATTAGCCGTTATGGGACTTATCTTAGGCCTATATTGGGCTGTGGGGTCAAATCTGACAGTTGGCTATACACAGGAACTAACAGAAGGGGCTGGCTTTGCTGTCGCCCACCAACAAGTTTTTGGGATCGCGATTGTATCAGCGATTGCTGAGAAATTTAAATCCAAAAAATCTAAGAAAATCGAAGATATCGAGTTGCCAGGTTTTCTCTCTATTTTTAATGAAAATATGGTTGCGACAGCGATTCTCATGTTATTCTTCTTTGGGATTATTATGACTGTTTTGGGGAAAGGCTATTTTGTAGATCACAAGATTATTTTACCCACACAAAATTTCTTCTTCTATATTATGACGACCTCCCTACAGTTTGCGGTCAATCTAGCCATTCTACAACTTGGTGTTAGAACCTTCGTATCAGAGTTGACAGAGAGTTTCACTGGGATTTCAAATACCTTGTTACCAGGTGCTGTGCCTGGGATAGACGTTGCTGCAACCTTTGCATTTGGCTCACCAAATGCGGTCACGATTGGTTTCTTGTTTGGTGCATTAGGTCAATTTTTAATGATTGGTCTCTTGATTTTAGTCAAATCACCGACTGTCATCATCGCAGGCTTTATTCCCCTCTTCTTTGACAATGCAGCATTTGCCGTCTACGCCAATAACCGTGGTGGGATTAAAGCAGCCTGTATTTTACCGTTTCTGTCAGGAATCATCCAAGTAGGTGGATCAGCCTTGATTGCGACATGGGTCGGCTTATCAAAATATGGTGGCTATATTGGTATGTTTGACTGGGCGACGGTGTGGCCAGGATTTACGGTGATTATGAAATTCCTAGGCTACTTTGGTATAGCGGTTGTTGTCCTCATCTTAGTTGTGATTCCACAATTACAGTATAAAAAAGACCCAGATGGCTATTTCTTAGTCGTTGAAGATTATGATGCCTACGCTGCGCGTAAGTAA
- a CDS encoding PTS sugar transporter subunit IIB: MRVLVSCANGSGTSLMMKRSVETAMKTLGIKITSIHHCSISEGKGQATNYDVVFTPLNFVKMFDGAKAKGITIVGVKNVMSAKEIQERIETETDLMTRG, translated from the coding sequence ATGAGAGTATTAGTATCATGTGCCAATGGTTCAGGGACAAGTTTGATGATGAAGCGTAGTGTTGAAACGGCAATGAAGACCTTAGGCATCAAAATTACAAGTATCCATCACTGTTCTATTTCAGAAGGAAAAGGCCAAGCTACCAATTATGATGTTGTCTTTACCCCCTTGAATTTTGTGAAGATGTTTGACGGTGCAAAGGCAAAAGGGATTACGATTGTCGGGGTCAAAAATGTCATGAGTGCCAAAGAGATTCAAGAACGGATTGAAACTGAAACAGACTTGATGACACGTGGATAG
- a CDS encoding DUF4430 domain-containing protein: protein MTLLTFKKSATLVAALGFAFSLAACGNQTKGEATKPSTASTDTATITLDFENDKKVDETKKVTIKKDQTLLEALKDTFKVEEKNGFITSIDGKKQDETAKKYWMFDINGKMADKGAADIHLKKGDKVAFYLGSF from the coding sequence ATGACATTATTGACATTCAAAAAAAGCGCAACACTTGTTGCAGCTTTAGGGTTTGCATTTAGCCTAGCGGCTTGTGGCAATCAAACTAAGGGAGAAGCGACTAAACCTAGTACTGCTTCAACAGATACAGCAACGATTACCTTAGACTTTGAAAATGACAAAAAAGTAGACGAAACAAAAAAGGTAACGATCAAAAAAGATCAAACCTTACTTGAAGCGCTCAAAGACACCTTTAAAGTTGAAGAAAAAAACGGCTTTATCACATCAATCGATGGTAAAAAACAAGACGAAACAGCTAAAAAATACTGGATGTTCGATATCAATGGCAAAATGGCCGATAAGGGAGCAGCAGATATTCACTTGAAAAAAGGGGACAAAGTCGCTTTCTACCTCGGTAGTTTTTAA
- a CDS encoding DeoR/GlpR family DNA-binding transcription regulator yields the protein MKNAIRNIQARQQTLLDILKDDQAHTVKALSLSLETSETTIRRDLASLARMGKVNRSHGKAKISKTGLEIDKCDNQNIEVIKEALAKTAASFVKNGNTVFINSSSAALDAVKYLIHKQVTIITNNVKVAALDHNSESSVFLSGGEVRFPKEALIGQSAQAFFEAIQADIAIIGCYGISAERGLTTPVIHEAKINEVIVKQTRGIVICIADYRKIGESANFKSCDLSYIDYLITDTFSNPDKLKKIEDCGVNIIQIQV from the coding sequence TTGAAAAATGCTATCCGAAACATTCAAGCTAGACAGCAAACCTTACTAGACATACTGAAAGACGATCAGGCGCATACCGTAAAGGCCTTGAGCTTATCTCTTGAGACATCCGAAACAACCATCCGAAGAGATCTAGCCAGTCTTGCCCGAATGGGAAAAGTTAACCGCAGCCATGGCAAAGCCAAGATTTCAAAAACAGGTCTTGAGATTGACAAGTGTGATAATCAAAATATTGAAGTGATTAAAGAAGCCTTAGCCAAGACAGCTGCTTCCTTTGTCAAAAATGGTAATACAGTCTTCATCAATTCTTCTTCTGCTGCCCTTGATGCAGTCAAATATCTGATTCATAAACAAGTAACGATCATTACAAACAATGTCAAGGTCGCGGCACTTGATCATAACTCCGAATCCTCTGTCTTTCTATCAGGTGGCGAAGTCCGTTTCCCTAAAGAGGCGCTAATTGGGCAGTCAGCCCAAGCCTTCTTTGAAGCGATACAGGCTGATATTGCCATTATCGGCTGCTACGGTATCTCCGCTGAACGCGGTTTAACGACACCCGTCATCCATGAAGCTAAAATTAATGAGGTGATCGTCAAGCAAACCAGAGGCATCGTGATTTGTATTGCTGACTATCGTAAGATAGGTGAATCTGCTAACTTTAAAAGCTGTGACCTCTCCTATATCGATTATCTGATTACTGATACCTTCTCAAATCCAGACAAGCTCAAAAAAATAGAAGATTGCGGGGTCAATATCATCCAAATTCAAGTTTGA
- the ulaG gene encoding L-ascorbate 6-phosphate lactonase has translation MANKITEVTKEYWVLSTFPEWGTYLNEEIEATVVKPATVSIWWLGCTGIWLKSEGGTNILCDLWCGTGKRTHGSGQMVKGHQMMRMSGALKQQPNLRTQPFVIDPFAVKDIDALVVTHIHSDHLDINTAAAVNSNCPDAKFIGPQEVVNIWLKWGVPADKTIVVHPGDEVEIGDVTLLALEAFDRTVLVTEPNPEVILKDKMPQDMNELAVNYLFQTTGGNVYHAGDSHYSNMFAKHGNEHKIDVCLGAYGENPRGITDKVTSVDMLRMAEALNAKVVIPVHYDIWANFMADPKEITAIWQFKKDRLNYQFKPFIWQVGGKFTYPDDKDRLEFNFDRGFDDVFAIDNDTPFPSFL, from the coding sequence ATGGCAAACAAAATCACAGAGGTGACAAAAGAATATTGGGTACTCTCAACATTTCCAGAGTGGGGGACTTATCTCAATGAAGAAATCGAGGCAACAGTCGTCAAGCCAGCTACAGTATCCATTTGGTGGTTGGGTTGTACGGGCATTTGGTTGAAATCTGAAGGAGGCACCAATATCCTTTGTGATCTCTGGTGCGGGACTGGCAAACGGACACATGGCAGCGGACAGATGGTAAAAGGCCATCAGATGATGCGCATGAGTGGGGCCCTGAAACAACAACCCAATTTGCGGACCCAACCCTTTGTCATTGATCCATTTGCAGTAAAAGATATTGATGCTTTGGTGGTGACACATATTCATTCTGATCACCTAGATATTAATACGGCAGCGGCAGTTAACAGCAACTGTCCAGATGCTAAATTCATCGGGCCACAAGAAGTGGTGAATATCTGGCTAAAATGGGGTGTTCCAGCTGATAAAACGATTGTTGTCCATCCTGGAGATGAAGTTGAAATTGGAGATGTCACACTCTTAGCACTTGAGGCCTTTGACAGAACTGTCTTGGTGACTGAACCTAATCCTGAGGTGATCCTAAAAGATAAAATGCCACAGGATATGAACGAGCTTGCCGTCAACTATCTTTTCCAAACAACTGGTGGTAATGTCTATCATGCTGGGGATTCCCATTATTCCAATATGTTCGCAAAGCACGGAAATGAGCATAAAATAGATGTTTGTTTAGGTGCATATGGTGAAAACCCACGTGGTATCACGGATAAGGTCACCTCAGTAGACATGTTGCGGATGGCAGAAGCGCTAAATGCTAAAGTTGTGATTCCGGTTCATTATGATATTTGGGCAAACTTCATGGCTGATCCTAAAGAAATCACAGCAATTTGGCAATTTAAAAAAGATCGCCTAAACTATCAGTTCAAACCGTTTATCTGGCAAGTTGGTGGTAAGTTCACCTACCCAGATGACAAAGACCGTTTGGAGTTCAACTTTGATCGGGGCTTTGATGATGTCTTTGCAATTGATAACGACACACCATTCCCATCATTCTTATAA
- a CDS encoding PTS sugar transporter subunit IIA, translating to MLKYLHDHDLVRISDRQPENWEEAIRISCENLIDKGIINETYREEVVAAIHNYGPYIVIVPGVAMPHSTDKSSGVFGTAISFTKFKEKIYFEAGNEEKQATLFFTLAAKNPDEHMTNIANLSDLLMTDGVIEALDKITSISDFESLLQT from the coding sequence ATGCTTAAGTATTTGCATGATCACGATTTGGTCAGAATTTCTGATAGACAACCTGAAAACTGGGAAGAAGCGATTCGGATATCCTGTGAAAATCTGATTGATAAAGGAATTATAAATGAGACATATAGGGAAGAAGTAGTAGCGGCTATTCATAACTATGGCCCATACATCGTGATTGTACCAGGTGTTGCCATGCCACACTCGACTGATAAAAGTTCTGGTGTTTTTGGTACAGCAATTAGTTTCACAAAATTTAAAGAAAAAATTTATTTTGAAGCTGGTAATGAAGAAAAGCAAGCTACCCTATTTTTTACACTAGCTGCAAAAAATCCAGATGAACATATGACAAATATCGCCAATCTATCCGATTTACTGATGACGGATGGGGTGATTGAAGCGCTTGACAAGATCACCTCTATTTCTGACTTTGAAAGCTTGCTCCAAACGTAG
- a CDS encoding L-ribulose-5-phosphate 4-epimerase translates to MLNKLTEYDAQVLSDMKQRVWQANLALAKAGLVVLTWGNASEINRELGLIVIKPSGVPYETMTADQMVVTDLAGNLLDQDSLRPSSDLPTHVYLYQHFTEVNGIVHTHSKYAVMWAQSGRSIPPYGTTHADTFYGPIPCTRQLTQSEVEAAYERDTGKVIVECFEKSGLNPLAVPGVLTIGHGPFTWGVTVSKAVENAVVLDEVAHMALFTELLNNDRPVLPAYMLDKHYFRKHGANAYYGQK, encoded by the coding sequence ATGCTTAACAAGTTGACTGAGTATGATGCCCAAGTCTTGTCTGATATGAAACAACGCGTCTGGCAAGCTAATTTAGCACTTGCGAAAGCAGGATTAGTCGTCCTAACATGGGGTAATGCGAGTGAAATCAATCGTGAGTTAGGGCTTATTGTCATCAAGCCGAGTGGTGTCCCCTATGAGACGATGACAGCTGATCAGATGGTTGTGACGGATTTGGCAGGCAACTTACTCGATCAAGACTCACTCAGACCATCATCGGATTTACCGACGCATGTCTATCTATACCAACACTTCACAGAGGTCAATGGGATTGTCCATACTCATTCTAAATATGCCGTGATGTGGGCCCAGTCGGGGAGAAGTATCCCACCCTACGGGACAACCCATGCCGATACATTTTATGGGCCTATTCCCTGCACACGCCAATTAACTCAGTCAGAAGTTGAGGCAGCCTATGAGCGAGATACGGGTAAGGTTATTGTCGAGTGCTTTGAAAAGAGCGGCCTTAATCCGCTTGCTGTACCAGGTGTCCTAACTATAGGTCATGGCCCATTTACTTGGGGAGTAACCGTATCAAAAGCGGTCGAAAATGCAGTTGTGCTAGATGAAGTAGCCCACATGGCCTTGTTTACGGAACTGCTTAACAACGATCGTCCTGTCTTACCGGCCTATATGTTAGATAAGCATTATTTTAGAAAACATGGGGCCAATGCCTATTATGGGCAGAAGTGA
- a CDS encoding CoA-binding protein produces MTDIFENKPKEVIVDYLRQAKTVAVVGLSDREETTSFMIGQALQVDGYKIIPVNPRLAGQEILGEKVYANIKDIPQHIDIVDIFRRSEFLPDVARDFIQTDADVFWAQLGLKNEEAAQILRENGRDKIVMDKCIKVEYAYSGLREEKLS; encoded by the coding sequence ATGACTGATATATTTGAAAACAAGCCCAAAGAGGTGATTGTAGATTATCTACGTCAGGCCAAGACCGTTGCTGTTGTTGGCTTGTCTGACCGGGAAGAAACGACGAGTTTTATGATTGGTCAAGCCCTTCAGGTTGATGGGTACAAAATCATTCCAGTGAATCCAAGACTTGCTGGTCAAGAGATACTGGGAGAAAAAGTTTATGCCAATATCAAGGATATTCCCCAACATATCGATATCGTTGATATTTTCCGCCGTTCTGAGTTTCTGCCTGATGTGGCACGTGACTTTATCCAAACTGATGCTGATGTCTTTTGGGCACAACTAGGACTAAAAAATGAGGAAGCTGCTCAGATTTTACGCGAAAATGGTCGTGACAAGATCGTCATGGACAAGTGTATCAAAGTTGAATACGCCTATAGCGGCTTGAGAGAAGAAAAATTAAGCTAA